In Microplitis demolitor isolate Queensland-Clemson2020A chromosome 9, iyMicDemo2.1a, whole genome shotgun sequence, one genomic interval encodes:
- the LOC103575101 gene encoding zinc finger protein Elbow has translation MLTSSANQYLRPEYLTPLPTTLDAKKSPLALLAQTCSQIGADPPTTSKSLHSSAEKSSNKSSKSADRLDTRDKSSPNNIINVSSINESKPNSKPSSESHEKSSSPEEQRAPSSNSTQGRSRTPSSKRCSSNQSASSRAITPQGRKTSTPNGTSEVTRESPLSRTSSEVSSQMHQSLQLDSKSPYTSNLLLDPSMKDLPLSVFKSTPTAVSTSSYLSYPLPIDVMTSSLMSLHHVPTLKNVNTLNPYLNYSRIKGTSAGGATDSPLVCRDPYCTGCQYSSHLLNPMTSATAPTTSYSKLSTTTATTSAGITNVNGIIHGSCPAGCIQCDHNKTAPTNPYGSVMSAHNSAMAAYAHAQLAALAAASQLPYVCNWIAGDTTYCGKRFSSSEELLQHLRSHTSVTSDPGLSFLTPTGLPPGHPLYSRNYPTPPLSPLATARYHPYGKTPGLLPSSLSSFGLTTMPPAPHPAAAAAAAAAASLPPYLSPYSFFGPAPRLGATSGLHH, from the exons ATGTTAACGTCAAGTGCAAATCAGTATCTCCGTCCGGAATATCTTACACCTTTACCAACTACG TTGGATGCAAAGAAGAGTCCTTTGGCATTGCTCGCCCAAACATGCAGCCAAATTGGCGCAGATCCACCGACGACATCAAAGTCACTCCATTCTTCAGCAGAAAAGTCATCCAACAAATCATCAAAATCAGCAGATCGTCTTGACACTCGAGATAAATCATCTCCGAACAATATAATAAACGTTTCAAGTATTAATGAAAGCAAACCAAATTCAAAACCATCGTCAGAATCTCATGAAAAATCGTCCAGTCCAGAAGAACAACGAGCACCGTCCAGTAATTCGACCCAAGGAAGATCTCGGACTCCCAGCAGTAAAAGATGTTCTAGCAATCAAAGTGCTTCGTCACGTGCAATAACACCACAAGGCCGAAAAACATCTACACCAAATGGTACAAGCGAAGTAACGCGAGAATCTCCACTATCACGAACAAGCAGCGAAGTGTCATCGCAAATGCATCAATCACTTCAACTGGATTCAAAATCTCCATACACGTCAAATTTACTATTGGATCCATCTATGAAGGATTTACCGCTCAGTGTATTTAAATCCACTCCAACTGCTGTGTCCACATCATCGTACCTCAGCTATCCCTTGCCAATTGACGTGATGACAAGCTCCCTAATGTCCCTACATCATGTACCCAcgttaaaaaatgtcaataccCTTAATccgtatttaaattattcacgGATAAAAGGTACAAGCGCTGGCGGAGCAACAGATTCACCACTCGTTTGTCGTGATCCCTATTGTACTGGTTGCCAATATAGTTCACATTTACTAAATCCTATGACATCAGCAACAGCACCAACAACAAGTTACAGCAAATtatcaacaacaacagcaacaaccaGTGCCGGCATTACAAATGTTAATGGTATCATACATGGATCCTGTCCTGCTGGCTGCATTCAATGCGATCACAATAAAACTGCACCGACGAATCCATACGGATCAGTAATGAGTGCACACAATTCAGCAATGGCTGCTTACGCTCACGCACAATTAGCAGCACTTGCGGCCGCATCACAATTACCATATGTTTGTAATTGGATCGCTGGTGATACAACTTATTGTGGCAAGAGATTTTCGTCCTCGGAAGAACTACTTCAGCATTTAAGAAGCCACACGAGTGTTACAAGTGATCCGGGAttgtcatttttaacaccTACGGGATTACCTCCGGGTCATCCACTTTATTCGCGCAATTATCCGACCCCACCGTTGAGTCCACTTGCTACGGCGCGTTATCATCCGTACGGAAAAACACCAGGATTATtaccatcatcattatcatcctTTGGATTAACCACAATGCCACCTGCCCCCCATCCTGCCGCTGCTGCTGCGGCGGCTGCTGCTGCCAGTTTGCCGCCATACTTGTCGCCTTATTCATTTTTTGGGCCGGCTCCACGACTGGGCGCCACTTCTGGTCTACATCATTGA
- the LOC103575092 gene encoding E3 ubiquitin-protein ligase RAD18, translated as MEKYPEIIWPVEFSELKTIENLLKCKICYDYLDTPVITPCSHNYCSLCIRKYLHYKTRCPLCFHELFENQLSPNRILEEILINFVKVRTKLNDCMMKLNNNINENNINKSEKSETQNCNGKKNDDSGSVETSDEKVDQGRENINECPDNCDGFDESLDPNKPTLDSDKTSQKNINSTENNSVELIVCPVCHVNIPGVNLNIHIDNCSKREAITDIHTTPIIKRPHLPKLVFNLMKDAELKKKLKEVGLSTKGTRKVLELRYQRYCTLYNAECDKNKPRSTKDLLKQCNDQETLEKTVETLPISMRYKR; from the exons atggaaaaatatCCAGAAATTATCTGGCCAGTAGAGTTTTCAGAACTAAAa acgatcgaaaatttattgaaatgtaAAATTTGTTATGATTATTTGGATACGCCGGTAATTACACCTTGTTCTCATAATT attgttCTTTATGTATAAGAAAATATCTACATTACAAAACAAGATGTCCTCTATGTTTTcacgaattatttgaaaatcaatTGAGTCCGAATAGAATTTTAgaggaaattttaataaattttgtcaaagTAAGAACCAAATTGAACGATTGTATGATGAAAttgaataacaatattaatgaaaataatataaataaaagtgagaAATCTGAAACACAAAATtgtaatggtaaaaaaaatgatgattctGGATCAGTAGAAACGTCTGATGAAAAAGTGGACCAAGGTCGTGAAAATATCAATGAATGTCCAGATAACTGCGACGGTTTTGATGAATCTTTGGATCCCAATAAGCCAACGCTGGATAGCGACAAGACGtcgcaaaaaaatataaattctacGGAAAACAATTCCGTTGAATTGATAGTGTGTCCTGTTTGTCACGTTAATATACCAggggtaaatttaaatattcatattgaTAATTGTTCTAAAAGAGAAGCAATTACTGATATTCATACAAC ACCAATCATCAAACGCCCACACTTACCAAAGCTAGTATTCAATTTAATGAAAGACGCAGAActcaaaaagaaattaaaagaagTCGGTCTTTCTACCAAGGGCACCCGAAAAGTTCTGGAGCTTCGTTATCAGCGTTACTGCACACTCTACAATGCGGagtgtgataaaaataaaccgcGAAGCACCAAAGACCTGCTGAAACAATGCAACGATCAAGAGACACTAGAAAAAACTGTCGAAACACTTCCTATTAGTATGCGATATAagcgttaa
- the LOC103575093 gene encoding glutamate receptor-interacting protein 2 translates to MREEALVSPVVGGPSVPCSYYIKNTINNNNNNDKKEINEDNKVNLYFLRPKIRLHDDVSSSSSTSSFNNDNNKKYYHRQPISVKCKINAKKDISKYFNYPAKENNKSDNFYKNKFNLITGNETNNEDLVMGSNLSRHHGKGLTGRRTQSSGNLCDSKGKLSHVGKILVPCSSSSEDRYKFSGSLPNNLDNDHDFMLVNNNNVITDTISGNLGGTLPHKKSSVQFNDEVTDFERYRLQTLEGDPWEYHQNDVDIVRCKHGNLNLVRKSHHNSTDEYIPSNSHHYDSELMGTLPKRRIDPKWCDPTSIQSIVQQYNQHESGEIDLNYPQNAQIIHKPTCELMKHHHRQQLERLDDFNSKPTSSEHQDQGYASERSPEDEHPPLLAINPENTFKVTLQKSSRGLGLSLSGGGKSGPVRVKRLFPQQPAALSNKLESGDILLAANGITLSGLTNYEALEVLRTTSNTVELLVCRLPGEPSITPPKAPPTPPTRREASLPSRFLKPVPPLNIEPCGEFDIEMTKVAGSLGFTLRKVDSSALGHYVRALVREPALSDGRIQPGDKIVTVDGVPLSPMSHEEAVALLRQCGPRVKLRLYRDLTQTPVSALSPTEPDHPLRPPRTSLRKEAVDMLCDLAVRKLSPNGSNGSSTQNQTANNCSPRRLRRPASRSSMNDDKNDAIDTSSNINLNQNNPQVNISKPLRPNYLNLSNGESKSEMSNDQNIEIINSSTVNDNELLETGDYYDDNDALIGDIQDNNLPIEPASMPPLVFDTDNDTSDANFSYKNPAYQSANPTFSGNDNIKSKATYSSDKNIPGKITTVQDPAGSKSLLKWKGVMFAPDDSNDNGDNTTKNDNFNGTVTKENKYKDCEVFMVELTRGWNSRLGFSLQSRENSTIISMVHPDSVAAKDGRLKQGDILLMVNDENVENMPTTDIIDLLRKIRGSIGITVARQKKSSDT, encoded by the exons ATgc GTGAGGAAGCACTAGTGTCCCCCGTGGTGGGTGGGCCGAGTGTTCCCTGTagttattacataaaaaataccataaacaataacaataataatgacaaaaaagaaataaatgaagacAATAAAGTCAATTTATATTTCCTAAGGCCTAAGATTCGGCTTCACGATGATGtctcatcatcgtcatcaacgtcatcatttaataatgacaacaataaaaaatattatcatcgTCAACCCATTTCCGTAAAATGCAAAATAAATGCCAAGAAAGACATCAgtaaatactttaattatccggctaaagaaaataataaatcagataatttttataaaaataaatttaatttaataactggAAACGAAACGAATAACGAGGATTTGGTAATGGGTTCAAATCTAAGTCGTCATCATGGCAAAGGCCTTACTGGACGTAGAACACAGTCATCAGGTAATCTTTGTGACTCTAAAGGAAAACTTAGTCATGTTGGAAAAATTCTTGTTCCTTGTTCTAGTTCATCGGAGGACag atACAAATTCTCTGGGTCATTACcgaataatttagataatgaTCATGATTTTATgctagtaaataataataatgttataaCGGACACGATATCTGGAAATTTGGGTGGTACTTTGCCccataaaaaatcatcagttCAGTTCAATGATGAGGTGACGGATTTCGAACGATATCGACTGCAAACACTTGAAGGCGATCCTTGGGa atatCATCAAAATGACGTGGATATTGTGCGCTGTAAGCatgggaatttaaatttagtgagAAAAAGTCACCACAATAGTACTGACGAGTATATTCCGTCCAATAGTCACCATTATGACTCTGAATTAATGGGCACTTTGCCTAAAAGAAGAATAGATCCAAAGTGGTGTGATCCCACAAGTATACAGTCGATTGTTCAACAGTATAACCAGCATGAATCCGGtgaaatagatttaaattatccGCAAAATGCGCAAATTATTCACAAGCCCACCTGTGAATTGATGAAGCATCATCACCGTCAGCAATTAGAACGTCTTgatgattttaattcaaaaccTACATCAAGTGAACATCAAGACCAAGGATACGCGTCGGAACGTTCACCTGAAGATGAACACCCGCCGTTACTAGCAATTAATCCAG AAAACACATTTAAGGTGACCTTGCAAAAAAGTAGCCGAGGTCTTGGATTGAGTCTTTCCGGCGGTGGAAAATCAGGCCCGGTTAGAGTTAAAAGACTTTTTCCCCAACAGCCAGCGGCGCTTTCCAATAAACTCGAGTCTGGTGATATTCTTTTAGCAGCTAATGGAATTACACTTTCTGGTCTAACTAATTAC GAAGCACTAGAAGTACTTCGTACAACTTCTAATACCGTTGAATTATTAGTATGTCGGTTACCTGGTGAACCTAGTATTACACCACCAAAGGCACCACCGACTCCACCGACACGACGTGAAGCTTCATTACCATCACGTTTTCTCAAACCCGTGCCGCCACTTAATATTGAACCATGTGGT gAATTCGATATCGAAATGACTAAAGTAGCCGGTAGCTTGGGATTTACTCTGAGGAAGGTCGACAGCAGTGCTCTAGGTCATTATGTCAGAGCACTGGTACGTGAACCAGCATTGAGTGACGGACGTATTCAACCAGGTGATAAAATAGTCACGGTGGATGGTGTCCCGCTGTCTCCAATGAGCCACGAAGAAGCTGTTGCGTTACTACGCCAGTGTGGTCCCAGAGTCAAATTACGTCTTTATCGCGACTTGACTCAAACTCCAGTATCAGCTTTGTCACCAACTGAACCTGATCATCCTTTACGTCCACCACGAACTAGTCTCAG aAAAGAGGCTGTCGATATGCTTTGTGATTTAGCTGTACGTAAATTATCACCGAATGGATCAAATGGTTCGTCAACACAAAATCAAACGGCAAATAATTGTTCGCCACGACGATTACGTCGTCCTGCATCAAGATCATCAATGAATGATGACAAGAATGATGCTATCGATACATCgagcaatattaatttaaatcaaaataacccACAAGTAAATATCAGCAAACCTTTACGGCCAAATTAtcttaatttatcaaatggtGAATCAAAGTCTGAAATGAGCAATGatcaaaatattgaaataattaattcgtcGACTGTTAATGATAATGAGTTGTTGGAAACTGGTGATTATTATGATGATAATGACGCGTTAATTGGCGATATACAGGATAATAATTTACCGATCGAACCGGCGTCAATGCCGCCGTTGGTATTCGATACAGACAATGACACGTCTGATGCTAATTTCAGTTACAAAAATCCTGCGTACCAAAGCGCTAATCCAACTTTCAGTGGcaatgataatattaaatcCAAAGCTACATATTCTAGTGATAAAAACATTCCAG gaaaAATTACAACGGTACAAGATCCCGCTGGCAGTAAAAGTTTACTCAAGTGGAAGGGTGTTATGTTTGCACCAGACGACAGTAATGATAACGGTGACAACACAACTAAAAATGACAATTTCAATGGAACTGTTACtaaggaaaataaatacaaagacTGTGag GTATTTATGGTTGAATTAACACGTGGTTGGAATAGTCGCTTAGGATTTAGTTTACAGTCACGCGAAAACTCAACTATAATATCAATGGTACATCCTGATAGTGTTGCAGCTAAAGATGGGAGATTGAAACAGGGTGATATATTACTTatg gtAAATGATGAGAATGTAGAAAATATGCCAACGACTGACATTATTgatttgttaagaaaaatacgAGGTTCTATCGGCATTACAGTtgcgagacaaaaaaaaagtagcgaCACGTGA